One region of uncultured Methanolobus sp. genomic DNA includes:
- a CDS encoding PHP domain-containing protein: protein MILRTLKFDLHTHTNNSPKCGFMKPETLVRKAISRGLDGIAVTDHDTIKGALQARKFETEKFRIIVGCELMTREGEITGLFLNEEVKSRDPFEAIKEIHDQGGIVVVPHPFDEFRSSRFKNIESIVHLVDGIEVFNSRCLKNESNDAAKEYAMQKQKDYNMVMLGGSDAHFSNEVGHAYNEISVENNTYAEDPMQALKESILAGNVDVCGRKSSLLNHAGTKLLKWKRRYVSY from the coding sequence ATGATTTTGAGAACACTTAAATTCGATTTGCACACTCATACAAATAATTCGCCAAAATGCGGCTTCATGAAGCCCGAAACACTGGTCAGGAAAGCTATTTCAAGGGGACTTGACGGTATTGCAGTAACTGATCATGATACAATAAAAGGGGCTCTGCAAGCCAGAAAATTTGAAACTGAAAAGTTCAGGATAATTGTGGGATGTGAGTTAATGACCAGAGAAGGTGAAATTACAGGTCTGTTCCTGAATGAAGAAGTCAAGTCAAGAGACCCTTTTGAAGCTATAAAAGAAATACATGACCAAGGTGGTATTGTTGTGGTACCTCATCCTTTTGATGAGTTTCGCTCCTCTCGTTTTAAGAACATAGAAAGTATTGTTCATCTTGTGGATGGGATTGAAGTTTTCAATTCCAGGTGTTTAAAGAATGAAAGTAATGATGCTGCAAAGGAATATGCTATGCAAAAACAAAAAGACTATAATATGGTAATGCTAGGAGGAAGTGATGCTCACTTCTCAAATGAAGTAGGACATGCTTACAATGAAATAAGTGTTGAAAACAATACTTATGCTGAAGATCCTATGCAGGCCCTAAAGGAATCAATTCTGGCCGGGAATGTGGATGTCTGTGGCAGAAAATCATCATTGCTTAATCATGCAGGAACTAAATTGCTGAAATGGAAAAGACGCTATGTCAGTTATTGA
- a CDS encoding phosphoadenosine phosphosulfate reductase family protein, whose protein sequence is MVSMKKGSSFSGKSKSNSKSKRYVRSHLKSANSSSVSRKGKKSGNRMSGKDVSQTKGQKRYASNEKDYIFWCMECNVPLLDKKCDICGKEGKKIDLSQPADVRFCSPYERKVLHDISIHEFGADPLGDRIMLLNKMPGDDKTDEVIVDSLVFGILRFDMQKMDYAFEPSVQGAHILLKNTEKKAIVLKKNSRHLNGKKINFDLVESISDDIRENDIVLIRSGNLTGFGVSLCDAKDASSVNGPVLRVRKIDSQIFSLNPNVPAMDDVIAANVSHIRKIGKNAMNTIKGIANQKEYRDLPVNVSFSGGKDSLVVLDLTMSALGKRDVRAFFLNTGIEFPETVEFARKFCKNSNIELIEKSAVSDFWDNVDAFGPPAKDFRWCCKICKLAPANEAIEECLEKSPTCITVDGKRRYESFSRARISTSENNPFVPGQLNIFPIKDWKAIEVWLYIYWRQLDYNPLYDSGFERVGCYLCPAALSAEYERVKELHPELYEKWNDFLFHWAKKNGLSESFIEHGLWRWKELPPKMVKLCEKLGISTSASETGSEFSVNMTSGMSPCKAGGYTIEASIHGFSMQKTRDVMNILGKTVFSEELGLLLVCEGSSTIKIFSSGNLVVNSDTKDSADSVFAETSRQLLKAHRCTGCGICIKACPVNAITIDGGHVRIGESCIRCGKCTGSCVVLRYENKL, encoded by the coding sequence ATGGTATCAATGAAAAAAGGCAGTTCTTTTTCCGGCAAATCTAAATCCAACTCAAAATCCAAGAGATATGTCAGGTCACATTTGAAGAGTGCGAATAGTTCATCTGTTTCCAGAAAGGGAAAAAAGTCCGGAAACAGGATGTCAGGAAAAGACGTGTCTCAAACGAAGGGTCAGAAGAGATATGCCAGTAACGAAAAAGACTATATTTTCTGGTGTATGGAATGTAATGTTCCTCTTCTGGACAAAAAATGCGATATCTGCGGAAAAGAAGGCAAAAAGATAGATCTTTCCCAACCGGCAGATGTGAGGTTCTGTTCTCCGTATGAAAGAAAAGTACTCCATGATATTTCTATTCATGAATTTGGGGCCGATCCTCTCGGTGATCGAATTATGCTTCTGAACAAGATGCCCGGGGATGACAAGACCGATGAGGTCATAGTTGATTCTCTTGTATTCGGGATTCTTCGTTTTGATATGCAGAAAATGGATTATGCTTTTGAACCATCCGTGCAGGGCGCTCATATTCTTCTTAAAAATACGGAAAAGAAAGCGATTGTGTTAAAAAAGAATTCCAGACATCTTAATGGTAAAAAAATTAATTTCGACCTTGTGGAATCCATCTCTGATGATATCCGGGAGAACGATATAGTTCTGATAAGATCGGGAAATCTAACAGGGTTTGGAGTATCTTTGTGTGATGCAAAAGATGCATCTTCTGTGAATGGACCAGTGCTAAGAGTCAGGAAAATAGATTCCCAGATTTTTTCATTGAACCCGAATGTTCCTGCTATGGATGATGTGATCGCTGCAAATGTATCTCATATACGTAAAATCGGCAAGAATGCAATGAATACCATAAAGGGGATTGCAAACCAGAAAGAATATCGTGATCTTCCTGTGAATGTCTCATTCAGTGGTGGAAAAGATAGTCTTGTGGTACTTGATCTCACTATGAGTGCTCTGGGAAAAAGGGATGTCCGTGCGTTTTTCCTTAACACCGGTATAGAATTTCCTGAAACCGTGGAATTTGCCCGTAAATTTTGCAAAAACAGTAATATTGAACTGATAGAAAAGAGCGCAGTTTCGGATTTCTGGGATAACGTGGATGCATTCGGACCCCCTGCAAAGGATTTTCGCTGGTGCTGTAAGATATGCAAGCTTGCGCCTGCCAATGAAGCAATAGAGGAATGTCTGGAAAAGTCTCCTACATGCATAACAGTTGATGGAAAACGAAGGTATGAATCTTTTTCGAGGGCGCGCATTTCCACAAGTGAAAATAATCCGTTCGTACCCGGTCAGCTCAATATTTTTCCGATAAAAGACTGGAAAGCGATAGAGGTCTGGCTTTATATCTACTGGAGACAACTTGACTATAATCCACTCTATGATTCCGGTTTTGAAAGAGTGGGATGTTATCTCTGTCCGGCAGCGCTTTCCGCAGAATATGAGCGAGTCAAAGAATTACATCCGGAATTATATGAAAAATGGAATGATTTCCTCTTTCACTGGGCAAAGAAAAACGGTCTTTCAGAATCTTTCATAGAACATGGGCTCTGGAGATGGAAAGAGCTTCCTCCTAAAATGGTAAAACTCTGTGAGAAACTGGGTATTTCCACGTCTGCATCGGAAACAGGATCAGAATTTAGTGTTAATATGACTTCAGGTATGTCCCCATGCAAGGCTGGAGGTTATACAATTGAAGCTTCAATACATGGTTTTTCCATGCAGAAAACCAGGGATGTAATGAACATACTTGGAAAAACAGTGTTTTCTGAAGAGCTTGGACTTCTGCTAGTCTGTGAAGGTTCATCAACAATTAAGATTTTCTCATCAGGAAATCTGGTTGTGAATTCTGATACTAAAGACTCGGCGGACTCAGTTTTTGCAGAGACTTCACGCCAGTTATTAAAAGCTCACAGGTGTACAGGGTGCGGAATATGTATCAAAGCCTGTCCGGTAAACGCAATTACAATTGATGGCGGACACGTTCGCATTGGTGAAAGCTGTATTAGGTGTGGAAAATGTACTGGTTCCTGTGTTGTCCTCAGGTATGAAAACAAGTTGTAA
- a CDS encoding AI-2E family transporter, translated as MVYNEKDGISRIINAKWEIASFIVVLLLLLLFSYILFPLADGIVLGLVFAYIARPIFMKLRRFRRISALIATLCIVVPVVFIIGSGIVEILRQIVWIFENQAYVINTSLDVLRSIDVPARYSADVQQLVWDISTSILPLLGRIGIISYARNLVMFGINLFLAIFLCYFLLADGEGLYRAAVKVVPEKHTPVFERFVMHLDVILQGIFVGNASAALIVSVLSLIVFYAFGFTHILALSALIFVASVIPMFAGYMVLLAMSVYRYFQQGLESASVFFIVASIVIYAPPELVLRPYLASIKSQIHPFLILLAFLGGGFVGGIAGFFLAPIVLGAIVAAYRVYINDNAAICSQMDIPLCNDDAESKSVTE; from the coding sequence ATGGTTTACAACGAAAAGGACGGAATATCACGTATTATTAACGCAAAATGGGAAATAGCTTCCTTTATAGTTGTTCTGCTTCTTTTGCTTCTTTTTTCATACATTCTTTTCCCGCTGGCAGATGGCATCGTCCTTGGACTCGTATTTGCCTATATTGCACGCCCGATTTTTATGAAATTAAGGCGTTTCAGAAGGATAAGTGCACTGATAGCAACTTTATGTATCGTAGTGCCTGTTGTGTTTATCATTGGTTCAGGCATAGTTGAGATACTTCGTCAGATTGTGTGGATATTTGAGAATCAGGCATATGTAATAAACACAAGTCTCGATGTTTTAAGATCTATCGACGTGCCTGCCAGATATAGTGCTGATGTGCAGCAATTGGTGTGGGATATTTCAACATCTATCCTGCCGTTGCTTGGCAGAATCGGAATAATCTCTTATGCCCGCAATCTCGTGATGTTTGGAATAAATCTCTTTCTGGCAATTTTCCTATGTTATTTCTTACTGGCAGATGGTGAAGGCCTTTACAGGGCAGCAGTGAAAGTGGTCCCTGAAAAACACACTCCTGTTTTTGAACGGTTTGTAATGCATCTTGATGTGATACTGCAGGGAATTTTTGTAGGGAATGCCTCTGCTGCACTCATAGTAAGTGTACTGTCCTTAATCGTATTCTATGCATTTGGATTCACTCATATACTGGCACTATCAGCACTCATATTCGTGGCTTCCGTAATTCCCATGTTTGCCGGTTATATGGTCCTGCTTGCAATGTCAGTTTATCGTTACTTTCAGCAGGGACTTGAAAGTGCGTCAGTATTCTTTATTGTTGCATCGATCGTCATATATGCCCCACCTGAACTTGTACTGCGTCCGTATCTTGCAAGCATAAAATCCCAGATCCATCCATTCCTGATTCTCCTTGCATTCCTGGGTGGTGGTTTTGTGGGGGGTATTGCAGGTTTTTTCCTGGCTCCGATAGTGCTTGGTGCTATTGTTGCTGCATATCGTGTTTACATAAATGATAATGCTGCCATCTGTTCCCAGATGGACATACCACTCTGCAATGATGATGCCGAATCCAAATCCGTTACAGAATAG
- a CDS encoding lysylphosphatidylglycerol synthase transmembrane domain-containing protein, translated as MSVIEKLRKKILFSALFAVLVFALISIYADLNEITAELMAFEWKYIPLILLLTILNYLLRFYKWDYYLSILDIHVSKMDSAIVFFSGLTMSVTPGKLGEVLKSYLLKQLDNISMSRTAPIVFAERLTDVVGLIILASTGSILFDNGKVVLIMILSFIAMLLIIIQSRSLSHSLIGFGEKLPLVSGVAHHLYASYESAFSLLEMKPLFISILISIVSWSFECIAMWYVLKGFGIDRSLVFATFAFSFSSMAGAVSMLPGGLGVAEGSIVGILQSTGISKAIAAGAALLIRFGTLWFGVFVGALTLALNRKKFENRDDTDVLELEQ; from the coding sequence ATGTCAGTTATTGAAAAACTCAGGAAGAAGATTCTGTTCTCAGCTCTCTTTGCTGTACTTGTATTTGCCCTGATTTCAATCTATGCAGATCTTAACGAGATAACTGCTGAGCTAATGGCTTTTGAGTGGAAATACATTCCATTAATTCTTCTGCTCACAATCCTTAATTATCTTTTAAGATTTTACAAGTGGGATTACTATCTTTCAATTCTGGACATACATGTAAGCAAGATGGACAGTGCTATTGTCTTTTTTAGCGGACTTACAATGTCTGTAACTCCCGGAAAACTGGGGGAAGTGCTGAAATCCTATCTCCTTAAACAACTGGATAATATCAGCATGAGCAGGACAGCACCGATTGTTTTTGCTGAACGCCTGACGGATGTGGTAGGCCTTATAATACTGGCCTCAACCGGTTCCATTCTGTTTGATAACGGGAAAGTGGTCCTTATTATGATTCTTTCATTCATTGCGATGCTTCTGATTATAATTCAGTCCCGGTCATTATCGCACAGTCTCATAGGATTCGGGGAAAAATTACCACTAGTTTCAGGGGTCGCACATCACTTATATGCAAGCTATGAAAGTGCTTTTTCGTTGCTTGAAATGAAGCCCCTTTTCATTTCAATTTTAATAAGTATCGTGTCCTGGTCATTCGAATGTATTGCCATGTGGTATGTGCTGAAGGGTTTTGGTATCGACAGATCCCTTGTTTTTGCAACCTTCGCTTTCTCTTTCTCTTCCATGGCAGGTGCCGTTTCAATGCTCCCCGGAGGACTTGGTGTTGCAGAAGGAAGTATTGTGGGGATTCTCCAAAGTACAGGCATTTCAAAAGCAATAGCCGCAGGTGCAGCATTGTTGATAAGATTCGGGACCCTGTGGTTTGGGGTTTTTGTAGGGGCGCTAACCCTTGCATTAAACAGGAAAAAGTTTGAAAACAGAGATGATACTGATGTTTTAGAACTGGAACAATAG
- a CDS encoding acylphosphatase has protein sequence MQDDLSNAEDISSATILVTGRVQGVYFRRFTVDNAEKLGLAGFARNLPDGRVEVFAEGKTASIQKLIDFLHIGPALANVEDVSVEWSGPAGECAGFSIRR, from the coding sequence ATGCAGGATGACTTATCCAACGCAGAGGATATTTCCTCTGCAACAATACTTGTTACAGGAAGAGTTCAGGGAGTTTATTTTCGCAGGTTCACTGTAGATAATGCGGAAAAACTAGGACTTGCCGGTTTTGCCCGTAATCTGCCCGATGGCAGAGTAGAGGTTTTTGCAGAAGGTAAAACTGCCTCTATCCAGAAACTTATTGATTTTCTGCACATTGGCCCGGCTCTTGCAAACGTTGAGGATGTCAGTGTAGAGTGGTCAGGGCCAGCAGGCGAATGTGCTGGTTTTTCAATAAGACGTTAA
- the gltA gene encoding NADPH-dependent glutamate synthase: MVDRQAMPLQNPEERAHNFNEVAQGYSDEQALAEASRCLECKNPKCVDGCPVNIDIPGFISRIKESDFDGAIETIKLTNTLPAVCGRVCPQEVQCELHCVLANKGEPVAIGRLERFCADYERKKGVTPPQRPEPTGKKVAVIGAGPAGLTAAADLAKTGHAVTIFESLHDTGGVLTYGIPEFRLPKAIVKEEVEYIKQIGVDVKVDYVIGKIKTLDELRTEFDAVFLGTGAGLPKFMGIEGENLNGVYSANEFLTRVNLMKAYQFPNYDTPIKRGKKVVVVGGGNVAMDAARSALRLGADEVSIVYRRGEEELPARKEEVENAKEEGIIFRLLTNPTRILEGENMAVDGVECISMELGEPDESGRRSPVPVEGSEHVVDADVVVIAIGTSPNPMIFSGSEGLEINSRGTIVVDESGKTSIDNVYAGGDAVTGAATVISAMGAGKVAAKAINEYLSN, translated from the coding sequence ATGGTTGACAGACAGGCAATGCCATTACAGAACCCTGAAGAAAGAGCACACAACTTTAATGAGGTTGCACAGGGATACTCCGACGAGCAGGCACTTGCTGAGGCTTCAAGGTGCCTTGAGTGCAAGAATCCCAAATGTGTGGATGGGTGCCCTGTAAATATTGATATTCCGGGTTTTATTTCCCGTATAAAGGAAAGTGACTTTGACGGGGCAATTGAAACAATTAAACTTACAAATACTCTTCCTGCTGTGTGCGGACGTGTATGTCCCCAGGAAGTCCAGTGTGAGTTACACTGTGTACTGGCAAATAAGGGAGAACCTGTTGCCATAGGAAGACTTGAGCGCTTCTGTGCGGATTATGAAAGGAAGAAGGGTGTAACTCCTCCACAGCGTCCGGAACCGACCGGTAAGAAAGTTGCTGTTATCGGCGCCGGTCCGGCAGGTCTTACAGCAGCAGCAGATCTTGCAAAGACTGGTCATGCAGTTACAATTTTCGAATCACTTCACGATACCGGTGGTGTCCTTACTTATGGTATTCCTGAATTCAGGCTTCCAAAGGCAATCGTAAAGGAAGAGGTCGAGTACATAAAGCAAATTGGTGTTGATGTTAAGGTAGATTATGTCATCGGCAAGATAAAGACCCTCGATGAGCTCAGAACTGAATTTGATGCTGTTTTCCTTGGAACAGGTGCAGGGCTTCCAAAGTTTATGGGTATTGAAGGTGAAAACCTCAACGGCGTTTACTCTGCAAACGAGTTCCTCACAAGGGTCAACCTGATGAAAGCTTATCAGTTCCCCAACTATGACACACCTATCAAAAGGGGAAAGAAAGTCGTTGTAGTTGGTGGTGGTAACGTTGCAATGGACGCTGCCCGCAGTGCTCTGCGTCTTGGTGCCGATGAGGTAAGCATTGTCTACCGCCGCGGTGAGGAAGAGCTTCCTGCAAGAAAGGAAGAGGTTGAGAATGCTAAGGAAGAAGGTATCATCTTCAGGCTTCTTACCAATCCAACAAGAATTCTTGAAGGTGAGAACATGGCAGTTGATGGTGTGGAATGTATCAGCATGGAACTTGGTGAACCTGATGAATCCGGGCGTAGGAGTCCTGTTCCTGTTGAAGGTTCAGAACATGTTGTTGATGCGGATGTTGTGGTTATCGCAATAGGTACATCACCCAACCCGATGATTTTCTCCGGCTCAGAGGGCCTTGAGATAAATTCCAGAGGGACAATTGTGGTGGATGAATCCGGCAAGACATCCATCGATAATGTTTATGCTGGTGGAGATGCTGTAACTGGTGCCGCAACTGTTATCAGTGCAATGGGCGCAGGCAAGGTAGCTGCAAAAGCAATAAACGAATACCTTTCTAACTGA
- the thiI gene encoding tRNA uracil 4-sulfurtransferase ThiI, whose amino-acid sequence MENVIIVRYGELALKSTGVRNWYEKILIKNISSMLDHRGIPYSKISREWGRIFIKSDDVRAAKAASDVFGVVSTSFAQVTDATIEAAGALCAELADGYISEGLSFAIRARRTGNHSFSSRDIGMKCGDAVWKMLESKGMTPSVDLTNPGREIFVEMRQSKSYVFTETVEGVGGLPLGTQGKMISLVSGGIDSPVATWLMMKRGIEVIPVYCNNTPFNDERAHNRTMDCLKTLQEWCPGHPFKFYEVPHGANLQDFIDSCSKNKTCLLCKRTMYRIALEIMKNEGASGIITGSSIGQVASQTTFNMYAELYGLCLPLYHPLIAMDKNEIIEIARKIGTYDISIRETGGCGAVPIHPEVKAAVDSMLVEEKKIAIEGLVEKSVKSARILRIKIE is encoded by the coding sequence ATGGAAAACGTTATCATTGTACGATATGGGGAACTTGCCTTAAAAAGCACAGGCGTTCGTAACTGGTATGAGAAAATTCTGATAAAGAACATATCATCGATGCTGGATCATCGTGGTATTCCTTATTCAAAAATATCCCGTGAATGGGGCAGGATTTTCATTAAAAGTGATGATGTAAGAGCTGCTAAAGCAGCATCGGATGTTTTCGGTGTTGTTTCCACATCTTTTGCGCAGGTCACTGATGCCACCATTGAAGCAGCAGGTGCTTTGTGTGCAGAACTTGCTGACGGATATATATCAGAAGGCCTGTCCTTTGCAATAAGGGCAAGGCGCACTGGCAACCATTCTTTCTCATCACGTGATATTGGAATGAAATGCGGAGATGCAGTCTGGAAGATGCTTGAATCAAAAGGAATGACGCCTTCAGTTGATCTCACAAACCCTGGCAGGGAAATATTTGTGGAAATGCGTCAGAGCAAGTCCTATGTATTCACGGAAACCGTGGAAGGTGTTGGAGGCCTGCCACTTGGAACCCAAGGTAAAATGATCTCTCTTGTATCCGGTGGCATTGATTCACCTGTTGCCACATGGCTTATGATGAAACGGGGAATCGAGGTAATTCCGGTTTATTGTAATAATACTCCGTTTAATGATGAACGTGCTCATAACCGCACAATGGATTGTCTTAAAACTCTTCAGGAATGGTGCCCAGGTCATCCATTCAAGTTTTATGAAGTTCCGCATGGTGCAAACCTTCAGGATTTCATTGATAGTTGCTCTAAGAACAAGACCTGTCTCCTGTGCAAGCGTACAATGTATCGTATTGCCCTGGAAATTATGAAAAACGAAGGCGCCTCTGGAATTATTACTGGTTCTTCCATTGGTCAGGTAGCTTCGCAGACAACTTTCAATATGTATGCTGAACTTTACGGGCTATGCCTTCCTCTATATCATCCACTGATAGCTATGGATAAGAATGAGATAATTGAGATTGCCAGAAAGATAGGTACATATGATATTTCTATACGCGAAACCGGTGGTTGCGGGGCTGTGCCTATACACCCGGAAGTAAAAGCGGCAGTGGATTCAATGCTTGTTGAGGAGAAAAAGATTGCCATTGAAGGTCTTGTAGAAAAATCCGTGAAAAGTGCCCGTATTCTGAGAATAAAAATCGAATGA
- a CDS encoding sulfide/dihydroorotate dehydrogenase-like FAD/NAD-binding protein — translation MSYQIIEKKEIAPSVHLMKIQAPDVARAAKAGQFIILRIDETSERVPLTIADFDPAEGTVTIIFQEMGKTTKQLAKMSSSDELQDFVGPLGTPADVRELGTVILVGGGVGIAPVYPQVKAYHEAGNKVISVIGARNESLLILEDEMEAASDEFHVATDDGSKGHHGFVTDVVKEILDSGEKVARIVVIGPPILMKVAAGMTEPYGVETIVSLNPIMIDGTGMCGGCRVSIGGETKFACVDGPEFDAHKVDFNLLMSRLALYRNEESKCQENHNHKCTCRGEN, via the coding sequence ATGTCATACCAAATCATAGAGAAAAAAGAGATTGCACCCTCTGTGCACCTGATGAAAATCCAGGCACCTGATGTTGCCAGAGCCGCAAAGGCAGGACAATTCATTATTTTACGTATTGATGAGACCAGTGAAAGAGTACCTCTCACAATTGCAGATTTCGACCCTGCAGAAGGTACTGTCACTATAATCTTCCAGGAGATGGGCAAGACCACAAAACAGCTTGCTAAGATGAGTTCTTCAGATGAGCTTCAGGACTTTGTGGGTCCGCTGGGAACGCCTGCAGATGTAAGGGAACTTGGTACTGTTATTCTTGTAGGTGGCGGCGTGGGTATTGCTCCAGTGTACCCGCAGGTTAAAGCATACCATGAAGCTGGCAACAAGGTCATATCAGTAATCGGTGCAAGAAACGAAAGTCTTCTCATCCTTGAAGATGAAATGGAGGCTGCAAGTGATGAATTCCATGTAGCAACCGATGATGGTTCTAAAGGTCACCACGGTTTTGTTACAGATGTTGTCAAGGAAATTCTCGACAGTGGAGAGAAGGTTGCAAGGATTGTTGTAATCGGTCCACCTATTCTTATGAAAGTGGCAGCCGGAATGACAGAACCTTATGGTGTTGAAACCATTGTAAGTCTGAATCCAATAATGATCGATGGAACTGGCATGTGTGGCGGATGCAGGGTCTCTATTGGCGGCGAAACAAAGTTTGCCTGTGTTGACGGACCTGAATTTGATGCACATAAGGTCGATTTTAATCTCCTCATGAGTCGTCTTGCCCTGTACAGGAATGAGGAATCAAAGTGCCAGGAGAATCACAATCATAAATGCACCTGCAGGGGTGAGAACTGA
- a CDS encoding threonine--tRNA ligase — MQLLLIHSDYIEYEVKKSTPVAEKIEDSFKQGRLEEALTAFIAVEKIDEANVEGAISKAVEEIKNVATQVKAESIMVYPYAHLSSDLSSPKAGVEVLKGIEAALSGDFTVKRAPFGWYKAFKISCKGHPLSELSRSIVPEESTGEESPACGEVAKEEVVSEALKAESTAKSYWHVLTPDGELHDATTFDFTGHENLGKFVDYEISKKRAVEKAPPHVELMRRLELADYEPGSDSGNMRYYPKGRLMKSLLENYVLEETSKLGAMEVETPLMYDMNHPTLKKYLDRFPARQYSIESDKRQMFLRFAACFGQFLMNHDMTISYKNLPLKMVEMTRYSFRKEQRGELVGLRRLRAFTMPDMHSLCADMEQAIAQFGDQYNMCIAVLDKIGIKVDDFEVAIRFTRDFYNENKDFITNLAKTVDKPVLVEMWDTRFFYFVLKFEFNFVDALAKASALSTVQIDVENAERYDINYIDSDGSANRPTILHCSPSGAIERCIYGLLEKEAMKAEEGGVPMLPLWLSPTQVRVLPIADKHMDYAMEVADKLNCRVDIDDREDTVGKKIREAGREWIPYVVVVGDSELESGTINVTIRAESQPKKPVKVEMTPEELNSRIATEIEDMPYKGLCLAKLLSQRPKFL; from the coding sequence ATGCAGTTATTACTTATCCATTCTGATTATATTGAGTACGAAGTGAAAAAAAGCACTCCTGTTGCTGAAAAAATAGAAGATTCCTTTAAACAGGGAAGACTTGAGGAAGCTCTTACAGCTTTCATCGCGGTTGAAAAAATCGATGAGGCAAATGTAGAAGGTGCCATTTCCAAAGCTGTTGAAGAGATAAAGAATGTAGCTACCCAGGTAAAGGCTGAAAGCATCATGGTATATCCATATGCTCACCTGAGTTCCGATCTTTCTTCACCAAAAGCAGGAGTTGAAGTCCTTAAAGGTATAGAAGCAGCCCTTTCAGGAGATTTCACTGTAAAGAGAGCGCCATTTGGCTGGTATAAGGCATTTAAGATCAGTTGTAAAGGTCATCCTCTTTCCGAGTTATCACGTTCTATTGTTCCTGAGGAATCAACTGGTGAGGAGTCTCCTGCTTGTGGCGAAGTGGCAAAGGAAGAAGTTGTCTCTGAAGCACTTAAAGCAGAGAGCACTGCAAAATCTTACTGGCATGTCCTTACACCGGACGGTGAGCTCCATGATGCAACAACTTTTGATTTTACAGGTCATGAGAATCTTGGAAAGTTTGTTGACTATGAGATATCCAAGAAAAGGGCTGTTGAAAAAGCTCCACCACATGTAGAGCTAATGCGCAGGCTGGAGCTGGCAGACTATGAACCTGGGTCTGATTCCGGTAACATGCGTTACTATCCAAAGGGTCGTCTTATGAAGTCACTCCTTGAGAACTATGTACTCGAGGAAACTTCAAAGCTTGGTGCAATGGAGGTAGAAACTCCTCTGATGTACGATATGAACCACCCAACCCTGAAAAAGTATCTTGACAGGTTCCCTGCACGTCAGTATTCAATTGAGTCTGACAAGAGACAGATGTTTTTGAGATTCGCCGCATGTTTCGGTCAGTTCCTAATGAACCACGACATGACAATTTCCTACAAGAACCTGCCACTTAAGATGGTTGAGATGACCAGGTACAGCTTCAGGAAGGAACAGCGCGGTGAACTTGTGGGCTTAAGAAGACTCAGGGCTTTCACTATGCCTGATATGCACAGTCTTTGTGCTGATATGGAGCAGGCAATAGCACAGTTTGGTGACCAATATAACATGTGTATTGCTGTCCTTGACAAGATTGGCATCAAGGTAGATGATTTCGAGGTTGCTATCAGGTTTACCAGGGATTTCTATAATGAGAACAAGGATTTCATAACAAATCTCGCAAAGACCGTGGACAAGCCGGTACTTGTTGAGATGTGGGATACCCGTTTCTTCTATTTCGTGCTTAAATTCGAGTTCAACTTTGTTGATGCCCTTGCAAAGGCAAGTGCACTTTCAACTGTCCAGATCGATGTTGAGAATGCTGAAAGATATGACATTAATTACATTGATTCAGACGGAAGTGCCAACAGGCCTACAATTCTTCACTGTTCGCCAAGTGGTGCAATAGAACGCTGTATCTATGGTCTTCTTGAGAAAGAGGCAATGAAGGCAGAAGAAGGCGGAGTTCCAATGCTCCCACTCTGGCTTTCCCCAACTCAGGTTAGAGTACTCCCAATCGCTGACAAACACATGGACTATGCCATGGAGGTTGCTGACAAACTCAACTGTCGTGTTGATATTGATGACAGGGAAGATACAGTTGGTAAGAAGATCCGTGAAGCAGGTCGTGAATGGATCCCATACGTTGTAGTTGTTGGTGACAGCGAGCTTGAAAGTGGAACTATCAATGTGACCATCCGTGCAGAATCTCAGCCAAAGAAGCCGGTTAAGGTGGAAATGACTCCTGAGGAACTCAATTCCCGTATTGCAACGGAAATTGAAGATATGCCTTACAAGGGGCTCTGTCTTGCAAAGCTGCTTTCACAGAGGCCAAAATTCTTATAA